One Drosophila ananassae strain 14024-0371.13 chromosome XR, ASM1763931v2, whole genome shotgun sequence genomic window, TTGTATAAATTGCCAATAATAAAAACGTCTCGTCCCAATGATACGCACCAACCAATTTGTTGACACGATCGATGAATTGGTTCACTGATATAGCGTTCTCGTCTCCTGGATCAAACTCTGGCAAAGTGTCTGCGATTTCCTTTACCGACGCTTGTCTCACGTTGTTTCTGGCTTGTAGATTAGGAATATCGTCTCCTGTGATATTCCTCCTGGTTTCCTCTGTGCGTTGCTGCCCATTAACTCTATCATCTGCATTTGGCTTCTGCATGCTCACCAACTGCGCCATCATATTCTTCAGCTCAGTCAATTCATTCTGCAGTTGTGAAATAGCTGCCGCTTTTGACGTCACCGATTCCTCTCGTTGACTCACGTTTCCACTAGCTTGTGGCATCTCCACGTCTTCTAATTCCTCAAATTCAACTAGTCGCTGTACTAACTCTGCTCTGGATCCCGCAGCTGCAAGATTTCGTTctcttaacaaaaatctcaacTGGTCCACCTTGAGTTCTGCTATCTTGACCATTTTCTTCAATGCTTTTTCAAAATGTTCTTTTCAATGCGAATTTCACCACGACTGTCTGgctttttctttaaatccgTCTGCCACGCACAAGTATCGAGTAATCTCTGGGGCTGCTACCCATTACCAACTTTCCACGCCGACGATTCCGTTCCAATTTTCCTGACTATATCTCCACTACACTGCACCAACACATTAGTATCCCACTTCTGAACTGTGAGAGGATGGTTTTCTTAGTGGTCTCATAGGTTTATTAATGTGTGGATATGCTAGTTTTACATCATTGTCTTTTGATCTTAACTTATGCGTCGTTTCTGCTCTATTTCTTGCTTAAGACTAACTACTCGTAGCTTTATTTAACAGTCTCGTTCTACTATTCGATAACTTATATAACAGCTTCTGTTATCCTACATCTGATTGTTGCTCAGATGTTTACATTCGGCCTTTCCTGATAAATTCTCAGCGTCCTCGCGAGATTCGTAGATGGGGTCGTCCTTCGAGTCATCGTCGTCATCTTGGTCATCTTCTGGAAGTTCACACCAGCGCTTTATCTTGTCGGATGCATAAACCGACTTATAATGTCTCTGCTTTCGTTGGGCCTGGGGGATATCTTCCACTAGATATCGGTCGTTCGGCAACACCTTTTTGACAATAAAAGGTCCTTTATAGCGAGGCTCCAATTTTCTGGAAGTACCCGTGCTGCTTGGCTCGTTCTCCACCAGTACAATATCTCCTAGCTTATATTGTGTGGGCTTAGCGTGTTTTTCGTCGTACCGTTTCTTGGCTGCAGCTCTTTGATCGTTGACTCTAGTTGCAGCGTCTGCTCGTAGCGTATCCAACTCGACATCTGTCATCAGCCTCTGCTCTTGATTCTGGATTACGCTGGTCAGGgtgttctttaaaatatctCTTGGCTCGTATCCATAAAGAAGCTGAAATGGGGAACATTTAGTTGTGCTATTTACCATGGTATTAATGCTCCATTGGATAGATCGTAGCATTTCGTCCCATCGCTTATCGTTTTCATTTGAAGGCAGTAGcatggacaaaataattctGTTCGTTCTCTCTGCATGACCGTTGGCCCTCGGTGTCCTTACGGCGTTAAGGATGTGCTTTATGTTGTTCGACTTGCAATATTTTTCGAAATCTTTCGAAGTGAAGGCGGTACCTCGATCGGTGATGATTCGTCCTGGCATTCCCAAGTAGCTTGTAACCTCTTGCAGGATATCCAAGACATGTTTAGTTGCAGTACTTTTTGTTGCTCGAACTATAGTAAACTTCGTAAAGGCGTCGACAATAACTAGAATATGCTCATTCCTCTTTAAACTCTTTGGAAAAGGTCCTAGGTGATCCATGTGTACAGTATAAAATGGGATGGGCTTAATGTCATCGTAATGATACTCTCCTTCTTGGCATCCACCTGGTATTTTGTTTAGCGCGCAACCTATGCATGATTTTATATAGCTCTTAACGAAATTTCGCATTCGGGGaaagcaaaacaaattaaGAATGCGCTGCATTGTTTTCTCTGTGCTCATGTGTCCTGCTTTGTCGTGGCATTCGTGTAGTATAAGGTATCTTAGCTGTTTCGGCACAACCCATAGCAACTTGTTGTCGTATTTTCGAAATAGGCGATATTGCTCTATTACGTACTCATCGTTCTCGGTTTGCTTCGCACTTGTCATATCCGCTACGATGTTCTGGATCTTCTCATCTTGTAGTTGTATCGCGAATAACCAGTCAGCTTCGTCTATCAGGGTTTTGGAAATCTTCAGACATGCAGTCTCCATTTCATGTGCGTTTTCAAAAGGTGCTCGGCTTAAAGCATCAACGTGGCACATCAGTATTCCAGCTCGATGTACAATCTCGATGTCATATTCTTGAATCCTTAACCACCATCGTACAATTCGGGGTATAAGTTCCTTCTTATCCATTGAAGATTTCAGGGCATTACAATCGGTAACTACTCGAACATTTTTACCGTAGACATAATACTAAAATCGCTCCAACGACTCGACGACGGCTAGAGCTTCCAGCTCATAACTGTGATAATTTTTCTCAGACTTAGACGTTGCTCACAAGTATCGAGTAATCTCTGGGGCTGCTACCCATTACCAACTTTCCACGCCGACGATTCTGTTCCAATTTTCCTGACTATATCTCCACTACACTGCACCAACACATTAGTATCCCACTTCTGAACTGTGAGAGGATGGTTTTCTTAGTGGTCTCATAGGTTTATTAATGTGTGGATATGCTAGTTTTACATCATTGTCTTTTGATCTTAACTTATGCGTCGTTTCTGCTCTATTTCTTGCTTAAGACTAACTACTCGTAGCTTTATTTAACAGTCTCGTTCTACTATTCGATAACTTATATAACAGCTTCTGTTATCCTTCATCTGATTGTTGCTCAGCTGTTTACACAATGTTTAAGTTTTACTttataagcccttttttattttaattttatttttaaataaataaactaaattctgaaaagatatactccatattttttagggtatatataatataaaaatatgcagacttcaaaaagcaaagttgccaatcaaatacacacacatgtaaaaataaatgcaagcttcacaggaggctgcacaatatgggtagctgcacttacaggactaaaTCTTGAGTAAACGGAtgttgccagatatgagcgatatatcaaa contains:
- the LOC123257649 gene encoding uncharacterized protein LOC123257649 encodes the protein MVAEQSELLAQPQTEPVEMESHRSFVSKPKKKHLRKVFSEKDKYYRHRRHIEQRMEKRLAEICTMVASVIVTDCNALKSSMDKKELIPRIVRWWLRIQEYDIEIVHRAGILMCHVDALSRAPFENAHEMETACLKISKTLIDEADWLFAIQLQDEKIQNIVADMTSAKQTENDEYVIEQYRLFRKYDNKLLWVVPKQLRYLILHECHDKAGHMSTEKTMQRILNLFCFPRMRNFVKSYIKSCIGCALNKIPGGCQEGEYHYDDIKPIPFYTVHMDHLGPFPKSLKRNEHILVIVDAFTKFTIVRATKSTATKHVLDILQEVTSYLGMPGRIITDRGTAFTSKDFEKYCKSNNIKHILNAVRTPRANGHAERTNRIILSMLLPSNENDKRWDEMLRSIQWSINTMVNSTTKCSPFQLLYGYEPRDILKNTLTSVIQNQEQRLMTDVELDTLRADAATRVNDQRAAAKKRYDEKHAKPTQYKLGDIVLVENEPSSTGTSRKLEPRYKGPFIVKKVLPNDRYLVEDIPQAQRKQRHYKSVYASDKIKRWCELPEDDQDDDDDSKDDPIYESREDAENLSGKAECKHLSNNQM